The nucleotide window TCCAGTTTGGAATTTTATCTTATATAGTAAAATTAAGTAATTTGTGTATTGATTTTTTTGCTTGAATTACGATTGATTGATCAATTATTATCTCATGTGTTTTGTTTTGAATAGCATCAAGGCAATTATCTAGGGTATTCATTGCCATCCATTGACAATGTGCGCATGATTCACAATCTGCACTTTCGCCCATAGTAGGCGCTTCTATTAGTTTCTTATTCGGTGCAACTTCATGCATTTTATGGAAAATGCCATTGTCAGTTGCGACAATAAAAGTTTGTTCTTTTCTATTTTTGACTGCATTAATTAGTGTTGTAGTTGAGCCGATTACATCTGCTAAATCCACCACTTCTTGTGGTGATTCTGGATGAACTAATGTTGCGGCTTCTGGATATATATTTTGTAATTGAATGAGCGCTTTAGCTTTGAAACGCTCATGTACCAAACAAGCGCCTTGCCAAAGTAGCATGTCAACACCTGTTTTATTTTTGACATAATTACCTAAATGCTTATCAGGCGCCCATAAGATTTTTTTGCCTTTATCTTTAAGGTATTTGACAACGTTAAGCGCACTACCTGAGGTAACTACCCAATCAGCTTTTGCTTTGACTTGTGCCGAGGTGTTAGCGTAGACAACAACTGTTCTATTAGAATGTTCATCGCAAAATTTGGAAAATTCGTCAATTGGGCAATCTTCATCTAGCGAACAAGTGGCGTTGTCATCTAAAATGAGTACTGTTTTTTCAGGAGAAAGGATTTTAGCAGTTTCTCCCATAAATTTAACGCCTGCAACGATAATGATATCTGCATCACAGTTTTGGCTAAAACGTGCCATTTCTAATGAATCAGAAACGATGCCGCCAGTTTCTTCTGCTAAGGTTTGCAATTTGGCATCTACATAGTAGTGTGCAACTAAGATTGCATTATGAGCTTTTAATGCTGTTTTAATTTTTTCTTGAATTGACAACACGGATGATTAGTTTTTTTTTGGCAGGCTAATTTTAACATTTAATTCGCGCAATAATTTTTTTGGTACGTTTGCAGGTGCATCGGTTAGTAAGCATGTGGCAGTTTGAGTTTTAGGAAAAGCAATTACATCACGAATGTTATCTGTACCTGTCATAATCATTACTAAGCGGTCAAGGCCAAATGCCATACCGCCATGAGGTGGGCAACCGTATTCTAGTGCATCTAGTAAAAATCCAAACTTATCTTGCGCTTCTTGGTTGGAAATACCTAATAATTTTAACACTGTTTTTTGCATCTCAACTTGGTGAATACGGATAGAGCCACCGCCTATTTCGGAGCCATTAATAACCAAATCATAAGCACGAGAAAAGGCGGTTTTAGCAGTTTGTTTTAATGTTTCTTTGTCAACTATAGGTGCGGTAAATGGATGATGGGTAGCATTTAATGAGCCATTATCATTTATTCCAAACATTGGAAAATCAACTACCCAAATAGGCGCCCATTGTGTATCAAATAAATTTAAATCTTTAGCAATTTTCTCACGTAAATTGCCCAAAGATTCATTAACAATTTTGGTTTTATCAGCACCAAAGAAAATAATATCTCCTGTTTTTGCACCTGTTATTTCTATGATTTTATTAGTAATTTCATCATCTAAGAATTTTAAAATGGGAGAAGTTGGACCATTTTTATTAAGTTTGATATAAGCTAAGCCTTTTGCACCATAAATGCCAACGTATTTAGTATATTTATCAATATTTTTACGGCTAATACTAGCACCACCTGATATTTTTAAAGCAGCAACACGAGAATTACTATTATTAGCAGGTTTTGAAAATACTTTAAAATCAACATTTTTCATTAGTTTATCTATACTTATTATTTGTATGGGGATGCGTATATCTGGGCAGTCCAGTCCGTATTTTTCCATGGCATCTTCATAGGTAATAGTAGGGAATTTATTGCCTAAGTCAACATTAATAACTGATTTAAATAAGCCTCTAGTCATTCTTTCCATTATTGTCATGATTTCATTTTCATTCATAAATGATGTTTCAATATCTAGTTGAGTGAATTCAGGCTGGCGATCAGCACGTAAATCTTCATCTCTAAAACATTTAACAATTTGATAATAACGCTCAAATCCTGACATCATTAAGAGTTGTTTAAATAATTGGGGTGATTGTGGCAAGGCAAAGAACTTGCCTGGATGAGTGCGTGAAGGTACTAAATAATCACGAGCACCTTCTGGAGTGGCTTTGGTTAAAAAAGGGGTCTCAATGTCTAAAAAATCATGTTTATCCATAAATTTACGAATGTAATGAGTAACACGAGAACGTAAGTGTAAGCGTTTTTGCATAGCATTATTACGTAAATCTAAATATCTATATCTTAGTCGTATTTCTTCCGAGGTGTTGATTGCATTAATTTGGAATGGTGTTGGTTTAGAAGTATTAAGAATTTCAATATTTTGTGCTTTAATCTCAATTTCACCACTGACCAGTTTAGGATTACTTAACCCCTTGTCTCTGGCGATAACTAGACCTGAAATTTTTAATACAAATTCATTACGAATAGTCTCAGCCAAAGAAAAATCTTTATTATCAGGATTAATAACTACTTGAACAATACCTCGTATGTCTCGTATGTCTAAAAAGATAACACCGCCATGGTTTCGTTTGCGATTGACCCAGCCATAAATTTCTATTATCTGTCCTACATCAGATGTGTTTATCTTACCACAATAATGCGTCCTTATCATTTTATTTGTCCTTCTTTTATTGGTGTTATCACTCCAGTAGAAATAACCAGTTTAAATGCTTCATCAACACTCATGTCAAGTTCAATTACATCATTTTTTGCTAGCATAATAAAAAAGCCAGAAGTAGGGTTGGGGGTAGTGGGTACGTAAATATTAATCACTTCTTTTCCAATTTTTTTTGCTACTTCACCGCTATAGTTGCTTGTTTGAAAGGCGATAGTCCACATACCTTTACGTGGATATTCAACTAATACTGCTTCTTTGAAGCTTTTACCAGAAGGGCTAAGTACCGTATCCGAAAGTTGTTTAAGTGCACTATAGATGCTTCTAAAACCTGGAATTTTATTGAGTAATTTTTCCCAAAGTTGGATTAGTTTACGACCAATAAAATTATTAACTAACGCACCTGTTATCAACAGGATTAAAATAACCCAAATAATGCCAGATCCAGGAATGGTTCCGTTTAAATTAAATAAAGCTTCTGGCAGGTATTGAAAAGGGACAATATTATTAATTAGTTCTAAGAAGAATTTAATAACAACAATACTTAAGCCTAATGGTATCCAAAACAATAGACCAGAGATAAAATAATTTCGTAAGCGTTTCAATGATTTAAAATAATAGCAATAAAGAATGCTATTTTAGCATAGTCATTATATTATTTTTATACTGGCTCTTCATCATCTCTGAGTGTTAAAATTTCGCATCCATTTTCTGTAACTAAAATAGTATGTTCCCATTGTGCAGAAAGTGTGTGATCTTTTGTGGTTACTGTCCAGTTGTCGATTTTGGAGGTGATGACTTCAAACCCCCCTAAATTAATCATAGGTTCAATTGTAAATGTCATACCTGCTTTAAGGATTGGACTGATATTTAATCTTCCGTCATCATAATGAATTACTTGAGGCTCAGCATGGAACTCAGTTCCAATACCATGTCCACAATAATCACGCACTACGGCGCAATTATTTTTGTTTGCATGAGCGCCAATTGTTTTGCCAATTTCACCTAAATGAACTCCAGGTTTTACTTGTTTAATACCGATATATAAACATTCTTGTGCAATTTTGCAAATACGTTGTGCTTTGACACTAGATTTACCAATGATGAACATTTTTGATGTATCACCATGAAAACCATTTTTAATAATAGTAATATCAATATTAATAATATCACCTGTTCTAAGTTTTCTGTTTCCAGGAATACCGTGGCAAACTACATGGTTAATACTAGTACAAATAGATTTTGGAAAGCCGTGATAATTAAGAGGAGCAGCGATAGCTCCTTGTTGATTAACAATGTAATTATGACAAATTTTGTCTAATTCATTGGTACTAATGCCAGCCCTAACATAGGGTGATATCATATCAATAACATTGGCTGCTAAACGTCCAGCCATACGCATCTTTCCTATTTCGTTTTTTGATTTGATTGTTATTGACATGAGACTTTATTTTGAATTCTTTTAATACGTTTATCTAGTGGTGGATGAGTGGCGAATAATTTACTACCCATACTAAATAGCATGGCATGGGCATATTCTTTGGCATTAGGATTCTTAAGTGTGGTTGTAGCATCACCTTTTATGATTTCAAATGCCTCCACCAAACCGTTAGGATAACGAGTAAATTGGATAGCAGATGCATCAGCTAAGTATTCGCGTTGGCGTGACATTGCTGCTTGCAAGATACGTCCAAACCAAACTGTCATCATTCCAATTAACGCAATAATAGCAGCGGTTGCCAGTAATAACAATTTTACACGACCATCTATACGACGATTATAAGCGGCTTGGTAAAATATCACTCTAGAGAGAAAAAATAGCACAGTAAAGCTAAACACAAATGCACTAATTTGTATATTAAGCTTAATATCATGGTTAACAATATGCCCAATTTCATGAGCAATTATGCCAGATAATTGAGTACGATTAAAACTTTTCATTGAGCCTTGGGTAATAGCAATAATTGCTTCTTGAGTAGTTTTTCCTGCAGCAAAGGCGTTAATAGCATTATCTGGAATAATGTATAAGGTAGGAGTAGGAATGTTAGCTGCTAAGGCTTGCTCAGCAACGATATTAAGCGCTTGTTTTTCTTCAATTGACAGTTCGTTGTTTTTATCACTAATTAATTTACCATCAAAAGAAAGTGCAACTTTATGTCCATTTGATTTTTGAAAAAAACCAAATGCTGTAGCACTTATCATTGCTAATAATACCATTAATGAAAATCTTAAAAAATTGAGTAATTGTTCTTGATTTTGAAAGACGATTTGATTAGCGGCAATGAACTTTTCACTAAGACTGTATTGTTGATATTCAGGCTGATAAAACTGTGCTAAATTTAGTCCAACAAACAAAGTATAAGATATTAATATAGATGAGATTAGTAATAAAACAAGGTATAAAGACCAAATGATTAGAGTGTTTTTTTTAGCCTTGTCTTGATGTTTCCTAAAATCCATTGTTAAGAGATCCTCCAGAAATCATAGCGTGATTTAGGAACTAAATTCTTTTCAGTACCTTTTTGAGGGATAGGAAAAAGTTTAGTTTTATATATTTTAGTACGAACTCCTGCCATTGGATATAAATAATATTTCTGTCCTTAAGAAAATAAGTTTTTAGGTGCTTGCTTTAATTGTTCTATGCTTTCGTTAAATTCTAAGTTTTGTGCATCTACACTAAATCCAAATATACTGGTAAATAATATATTTGGAAATGATTTTTTGTACTCATTAAACTTTTGAACCAAGTCGTTATACCCTTGTCTAGCACTAGCAATGCGATTTTCTGTTGCGATTATTTCTTCGCTTAGTTGTATCATATTATTGTTTGCTTTTAAATCAGGGTAGGCTTCCATTTTTAAGTTAAAACCATTCATTGCACTTTCCAGAGCTACTTGAGAGCTTGCTAAATTTGTCATAGCATTTGTTTTATCTGGATTTTTTTGTGCCACCTTATTAGCTTGTATTAATTCTTTTCTAGCTTCAGTAACAGTAGTCAACGTTTCTTTTTCATGTTTCATGTATTTTTTGGCAATATCAACTAAATTACCAATTAAGTCTAAACGTCGTTTAAGTTGTACTGAAATTTGTTCAAAACCATTCTGATACTGAGTTTTATAAGAAACCAGGTTGTTATAAATACTAGTAATCCAAATAATTAAAACAATAATAATTGTAACCAGTAACCAGTTTTGTATTAAAAATTCCATTTTTAAACTCCTATAAAAAGTTAATCAATATTAATTTTTAAAATGTTGATTATATACGGTATTATCATTTAAATTCAAATCTTGAATCCAATTTTCATTTATTTTTGAATATTTTACATTTAATTAAGTAATGATAAAATTAAGTGGAGCTCGATTAAATTTGTAAATCTTTAGCATGTACTTTTTCAATTTTGTTAAGATCCTATCACCAATGATTGGATAACCATAACCACTTAAATGTTTTTTTGTTATCTATTTTTTATTTACTTATAGTGATGATTAAGTTTATTTTTTACAAACTTGTTATCTAGTGTGATTGTTCTATTTGGAAACTTTTTTAATAATTTTAGTGAGTAACACTCGTTAACTCATTGGTTTTATTTGTTAAACCTTTATACTCAAGAACTATAACAATTTAAAGATTTTTAGCCAACCTTCTAAATACATACTGGTTTTTCTATTTTAGGTTTTAGAAAAATACCCTGGTTAGTTAAATTAAATACTATATTTTTTGTTTAATAATAATTCATCTAGTTGTTTCTATTTAAGATAAATAAAAACTTCTTGCTAATTTTTGAGTAGTTTTTTAATAGTTCTTTCCTTTCTCAGTTATTTTTACCGATTGTAAGTCGCTTATAACTTTTATATAGTTCTGATTTTAGTATTTGTTTTGATAAATCATAGGAGTTTATTGTTAAAGTATTAAATAATAATTAATTATTATTTTTTTGAAAAAACACAAATTAAAAATATAAATCCTAATAGGATGGGGCGAGAAACGGGATTTGAACCCGCGACAACCGGAATCACAATCCGGGGCTCTACCAACTGAGCTATTCCCGCCATAAATTATTACTTCAAGGGGTGGTACGCCCAACACGATTTGAACGTGTGACCTACGGCTTAGAAGGCCGTTGCTCTATCCAGCTGAGCTATGGACGCGCATATACCAAGGTTGTTGTAAAACGTTCTATCAATGCAAGGTATTTTTTTGGTCGGAGTGGAGGGATTTGAACCCCCGACCACCTGGTCCCAAACCAGATACGCTACCAAACTGCGCTACACTCCGAAAAAAATAATGATTATACTTTGTTAAATTGGAATATAAATAGTTAAATAGTGATTGTGTTATAATTAGTAAATTCATATTTAATATTAACATATTATCAATTTTTTTGTATGGTTTTTTGTCTATTTTAATTAGGTCCTCCAATTCATGATTGGTTTGCTTCAGTAAGACTATATTAGTGGTACTAATTCCTATTTTTAAGTCAAGATCATAAATTAACGAAGAAAAGTAAGGACAATTAATTGACGTATTATTAATCAAAGTAGTGTTATAGTTTAGACCAACGTACGTGCTCAATATACAAATCGTTTTTTCCAATTTTTAGTGTAAAAATCATCAATAATTATAAACTTGGTATAATTACTATTCTGATATGAGAAAGTTTCAATCTTTTAGATAGAAATCTATTATAAGTAGAGTAATAAATATCTAAATTCTATCGTTTAAAGTTCTTTACTGATTGTTATCACTGAGTAAATAGTGTTGTAGTATCTTTCAATCAACAGGCTTGAAGGAATAATCTATCTTTTTAGATAATTCTTGTTTAGTATAAACTTTTAGTGGAATGTGATTGAGTTAGTTTTATTTTCTAACTTGACGATAAACCTAATAATTGTCTTAAATTAATTAAAGTTTTTTAAAGTAATCTGCATGCGCTGCGAGTTCTTTTTTATTTGCATAAACAATTTTGATTTTGCCAATAGCATTGTTTATCCTGACAATATTATTAGTATTATTGTCTTGTTCATTAATGGTTTTATCATTGCTAAATAAAGTAGATTGTCCGCCAGTCATTGCAAGATAAACTTGTGCTAGAATTTGTACATCTAACAGCGCACCATGCACAGTTCTTGCACTTGAGTCAATTTTAAATCGCCGACATAAAGAGTCAAGGTTATGTAGTGTTCCAGGTCGTTGTTGTTTAGACAATTCTAATGAATCAATAATGGTACATTTATCTTCAATGCGTTCATTAATACCTATAAGTTTAAGTTCATGGTTCAGAAATCCAAGGTCAAATGGGGCATTATGGATAATGAGAGTTGTTTCTTTAATATAAGCTAAAAATTCTTCAACAACTTCTTTAAATTTAGGCTTTTTTGTTAAAAATTTATCAGTAATGCCATGGATGCGTACTGAGTCACCAACATTACGATTTGGTTGTATGTATTCATGATATTTATTATTTTTAGTGATTTGTCTATCTATAATTTCTATACAACCAATTTCAATTATACGATGACCTTCAGAAGGCTTAATCCCCGTAGTTTCAGTATCTAGTACAATTAGTCTTTCCATCGAATATTTCTTAAACTTATTTTTCGTGTACAATTATCTCATTTTATCATAAGTAATATTTTAAATATTATGGCAAGAGTAACAGTCGAAGATTGTTTAGACCATGTAGAAAATCGCTTCGAGTTGGTATTGATAGCAGCAAAGCGTGCACATCAATTAAGTTCTGGAGGTTATAAACCATTATTAAATGCGGGTAAAGATAAGCCAACGGTAGTAGCGTTAAGAGAAATTGAGGCAGGATTGATTGACTCTTCAATTTTAAGTGAAATTTATGTAATAGATGAGCAATTATCAGCACAACAAAAAGTATTGGATAGTGTAAAAATGTCTGAAATTAAAGATGAATTATCAGTAACAGCTGTTGATAAAGTTATTGACGAGATAACAGAAATTGAAGAGTAGATAATATTTAATTCATGATGTGATATATGTCATTATTTATTAAAAATTTATTTGTTACTTTAGTTATTTATCATCCTAAATAGAACATTTTATTATTTTATGTATTCCAATATAAAGTTGGCTATTCTTATACATTTCTATCTTGTTTTTAGAAGATATGGGTTCGAACTAGTTCTTAGAGACTGAACCTAATGTTTTTGGTATAACTATAGTGATTAACTTTGCAGTTACTTTCTTAATAATGACTCTCACAGTGTCAATACCTAAATATGTTGTTAATTTATTTTGATAACTTGAAAATAATAATGTTAGATACTTTAGAAATTAAAACATAGAAAATGCACTATTAATTAGGTCTTATGTTAATGCTGATAGTTCAGAATTGTTTTTTAAAAAATATAATTTGCTTCATTATAAAATATGCTTGTATGCAGTTTTTACTTCTTAAATTATCTGTTATTTATCTAATCAGTAGACCTAGCAAATCATCTATATATGATGAAGTAACTTATCAAAATTCAATTGATGATAATAATTTATTTTTGGCATAGTAAGCAAGAGAATTTCTAGATTGTAAAAAAGATTTGAACTAAATTCTCTAATGCTAATTATATAAAATCCTAATTTGATGGGTTTAAAGAGAGTGAGTTAAATATTATTTATAATTATATTGATAAACATTTATCAATACGTGCAAATTAAATAGCTGTCATTCTTGGAAGGTGATGGGCTTAAGTTAAGTTAATATTTACTTGTCAACATCTTCATGACGAGGCGGTAAAACTTAGCAATGGCTTTAAAACTTTAAGAGGTGAGAAAGGCGATCGATTTTACATTTATATTTTGATAATTTCACAAGTAAGTTATGCTATATTAGCTTGTGTTTGTATTAGTAGTGTTCATTCTATGGTATTTGATTGCTTCTCATTAGAAGCATTAAAAAATAGAATTTTAGACTCTTAATGTAAGATGTTATTACTGACAATAAAGATACACGTAGTGGTAGAACTACCATGTTAAAGGTAAATTTTGATTAAACAGTTATTGGGTGTGATTGTATTGATAAAATGATTGTGGTGAAAATATAAAAGTAATGTTAATTAATAGTTTTAATACTGCATCGATAATCATCCGTACATTAATGGGGTACTAGTGGTTAACATGTTATTAACACCTCATGTTTGAGTTACGTATTTTGTGTATAACTGGTTAATCCGTTAATTCTTAAGCATGGAAGTGATATTATCATTCTATTAGGAAAAGCAAGTATCCTATGTTAATACTTGGCGGTAAGCATAAATAGGTAGTCATATGATTAAGCTTTTGGCTAGGACAAATGTGTACTTTGTACAAATGATTATCAATGTTTTATAAAGATTTATTTTTCCATATCTAGGTAAATAATTTTTAAGTGATAGGGCATATTAAGCTTGATGCTGATGGTTGTTATTGGATTATTAGGCGTGTAGATGATGAATGTAGTTAATATTTCTGGAGATTGTTTAGGTGTGGCAGAAATTGAATCTACACTGATTTTACATAATAATGTTTCAAGAGGATGAAGTAGTGGATTATCCTTATGATATTAAAAATTATTATCTTGCAGGCGTTAATAATGACCAATATTTATATAACGAGTTTGTTTAAAACTGAATTGGTTAAGTTAGTGTGATCCGTGAAATTAGATCTATTATTACTATAGATAAAATTCAATTTGTACCAGGGGTTACTAAAAACTCGTAGGGTGAGATTATGCGTAGGATTTTAAGAAAAATTTCACAAAATAATTATGATAATTTAGGCTATACTTCAACTTTAGAAAAGCTAAAATAAGCTTTTTTTCTTATTTGCTAGTTATAACTTTTCTTTGAAACTTTATTTTCTTAAGCATTGTTGAAGATAATTTATTCGCATATTCTTATTTAACGATATAACCTTGCCAAATACCTTGTATTCTAAGTTCATGGTATTTTTAATATTATTGCAGTAATTCTGTATTTCTTCAGAAGTGTAAGAGATTAAGGTGGCAATACCAATAGCAGGTACAATAAGTCCTGTTACAACAATACTTGTTGATGCTTCTTTTAATTTTTTAATATGGGCAATGTTTTTTGTGATTATGTTTTTGTTTTGTTCTTCAAAAATACCTTCTAAGTATTTAAGCTTTTCATCAGAGGTTTGTAATTTTTTTTGAATTGAAGTTAATAAATATTTTAAGTCTATTATCTCTATTCGAGCATTATTTATTTGTAAAATTTCATCATTTAAAACATGACCTTTGCTAGTTTCTAATGAAAGTTTATCTTGTGCTTTTTTTAATTCTGAATGTGTTTTGATTAATTGTTTATTGAGGTTCTCTAGCGTATCGCTATTCCTTATGGTAACAGGAAATTTTGCAATTTGTTTAACGTTGTATTCTTGTTTAAGGTTGCTGATTTTATTGTTAAGTTGAATAACTTGATTATTGTGGATAAAATAACCAATAATTAAAGTTATTATTAGAGCGATTGAGCTGAATAATGATTTATTTTCCATAATAATTTCTCAAAAAATTAATAATTTTGATGTAAGTATTATTACATCAGCCACTTAGCAACTTGTTTAGCATAATAGGTTAAAATACCATCAGCACCAGCACGTTTGAATGCCAATAAAGTTTCTAATACCACTTGTTCTTCCTTTAGCCAGTTGTTTTGTACAGCTGCTTTTAACATAGCATATTCGCCACTGACGTGATAAGCAAAGATAGGAATGTTAAAATTTTGCTTAATTCGATAAACAATATCCAAGTATGGTAATCCAGGTTTAATCATGATTATATCTGCACCTTCATCAATATCTAGAGCTACCTCACGAATAGCTTCATTAGAGTTAGCTGGATCCATTTGGTAGGTTTTCTTGTTAGATTCACCTAAATTAGCTGAGGAATCAATTGCATCTCTAAATGGATCATAGTAGTGAGAAGCATACTTTGCAGAATAAGCTAAAATATTTGTGTGAATAAATCCATTTTTTTCAAGCGCTTTACGAATAGCTCCTATACGCCCATCCATCATGTCGCTTGGCGCTACAATATCAGTACCAGCTTGTGCATGGGAAAGAGCTTGTCTAACTAAAACTTCATTTGTTTCATCGTTGAGTACATAACCATTATTATCAATTAATCCATCTTGACCGTGTGTGGTAAATGAATCAAGTGCTACATCGGTAATAACTGCTAAGTTTGAATATTTTTGTTTAACAGTGTATATGGCACGTTGTATTAAACCGTCTGGATTAAATGCCTCTTTAGCATCTAATGATTTTTTGATAGGCGGAACAACAGGGAAAAGTGCAATTGCCTGAATACCTAATTCAATTAATTCAGCTACTTCAATTAATAATTGATCAACACTCAAACGTTTAATACCTGGCATTGAGTTAATATTTTGTCGTTTATTTTCACCTTTAATGATAAAAATTGGAAATATTAAATCACTAGTTAATAAGTGATTTTCACGCATTAATTCACGAGTATATGAGTGTTTTCTCATACGGCGTGGCCTATGGGTTAAAATTGTCATATATTTATATATTTATATATTTACCTTTGGTATATTATACTTCAATGAATCAATCAAACTCAACTTTCAAAAATATGTCAAATGTTAATGAAGCGTTAATCAAACCATTCCCCAATTCTAATAAAATTTATGTACAGGGGTCACGTAAAGATATTCAGGTGCCTATGCGTGAAATTACACTTACAGATACAATTGGTGAATTGGCAGAAAAAAATGCGCCTATTCACGTTTATGATACGTCGGGTGTTTATACCGACTCTAATGTTAATATTGATTTGCGAAAAGGTCTTGGGAATATTAGAGTTTCTTGGATTAAAGAGCGAAATGATACTGAAATATTAACCGAATTTAGTTCCAATTTTTCTAATGAACGCCGAGATGATGTGCAGTTAAATGCATTACGTTTTGAACATCTACAAGTACCACGTCGTGCTAAAGATACTAAAAACGTATCACAAATGCATTATGCCAAACAAGGTGTTATCACACCTGAAATGGAATATATTGCCATTCGTGAAAATTGCAAATGGCAAGAATATAAAGACCAAATTGGTCAGAAAAAAGGCGAGAGTTTTGATGCTAATATCCCAGATTTAATTACATCTGAGTTTATTTGTTCTGAAGTTGCTAAAGGACGTGCAGTAATTCCTGCTAATATTAATCATCCAGAAGTAGAGCCGATGATTATTGGTCGTAATTTTATGGTTAAAATTAATGGTAATATTGGCAATTCTGTATTGGGGTCAAGCATCGAAGAAGAGGTTAGTAAGATGATATGGGGTATTCGTTGGGGTGCAGATACTATTATGGATCTTTCAACTGGTAAAAATATTCATGAAACTCGTGAGTGGATTATTCGTAATTCACCTGTACCTATTGGAACTGTGCCTATTTATCAAGCGTTAGAGAAGGTTAATGGTATTGTTGAGAACTTAAATTGGGAGATATTTCGTGATACACTCATCGAGCAGGCTGAGCAAGGTGTGGACTATTTTACCATCCATGCAGGCGTGCGTCTTAAACATGTACCACTGACTATCGACAGGGTAACAGGTATTGTTTCTCGTGGTGGTTCAATTATGGCAAAGTGGTGTTTAGCACATCATACAGAAAGTTTTATTTACACACATTTTGAAGATATTTGTGAAATTATGA belongs to Candidatus Vesicomyosocius okutanii and includes:
- the nadA gene encoding quinolinate synthase NadA codes for the protein MLSIQEKIKTALKAHNAILVAHYYVDAKLQTLAEETGGIVSDSLEMARFSQNCDADIIIVAGVKFMGETAKILSPEKTVLILDDNATCSLDEDCPIDEFSKFCDEHSNRTVVVYANTSAQVKAKADWVVTSGSALNVVKYLKDKGKKILWAPDKHLGNYVKNKTGVDMLLWQGACLVHERFKAKALIQLQNIYPEAATLVHPESPQEVVDLADVIGSTTTLINAVKNRKEQTFIVATDNGIFHKMHEVAPNKKLIEAPTMGESADCESCAHCQWMAMNTLDNCLDAIQNKTHEIIIDQSIVIQAKKSIHKLLNFTI
- the aspS gene encoding aspartate--tRNA ligase, whose translation is MRTHYCGKINTSDVGQIIEIYGWVNRKRNHGGVIFLDIRDIRGIVQVVINPDNKDFSLAETIRNEFVLKISGLVIARDKGLSNPKLVSGEIEIKAQNIEILNTSKPTPFQINAINTSEEIRLRYRYLDLRNNAMQKRLHLRSRVTHYIRKFMDKHDFLDIETPFLTKATPEGARDYLVPSRTHPGKFFALPQSPQLFKQLLMMSGFERYYQIVKCFRDEDLRADRQPEFTQLDIETSFMNENEIMTIMERMTRGLFKSVINVDLGNKFPTITYEDAMEKYGLDCPDIRIPIQIISIDKLMKNVDFKVFSKPANNSNSRVAALKISGGASISRKNIDKYTKYVGIYGAKGLAYIKLNKNGPTSPILKFLDDEITNKIIEITGAKTGDIIFFGADKTKIVNESLGNLREKIAKDLNLFDTQWAPIWVVDFPMFGINDNGSLNATHHPFTAPIVDKETLKQTAKTAFSRAYDLVINGSEIGGGSIRIHQVEMQKTVLKLLGISNQEAQDKFGFLLDALEYGCPPHGGMAFGLDRLVMIMTGTDNIRDVIAFPKTQTATCLLTDAPANVPKKLLRELNVKISLPKKN
- a CDS encoding DUF502 domain-containing protein, which produces MKRLRNYFISGLLFWIPLGLSIVVIKFFLELINNIVPFQYLPEALFNLNGTIPGSGIIWVILILLITGALVNNFIGRKLIQLWEKLLNKIPGFRSIYSALKQLSDTVLSPSGKSFKEAVLVEYPRKGMWTIAFQTSNYSGEVAKKIGKEVINIYVPTTPNPTSGFFIMLAKNDVIELDMSVDEAFKLVISTGVITPIKEGQIK
- the map gene encoding type I methionyl aminopeptidase, which gives rise to MSITIKSKNEIGKMRMAGRLAANVIDMISPYVRAGISTNELDKICHNYIVNQQGAIAAPLNYHGFPKSICTSINHVVCHGIPGNRKLRTGDIINIDITIIKNGFHGDTSKMFIIGKSSVKAQRICKIAQECLYIGIKQVKPGVHLGEIGKTIGAHANKNNCAVVRDYCGHGIGTEFHAEPQVIHYDDGRLNISPILKAGMTFTIEPMINLGGFEVITSKIDNWTVTTKDHTLSAQWEHTILVTENGCEILTLRDDEEPV
- a CDS encoding M48 family metalloprotease; its protein translation is MDFRKHQDKAKKNTLIIWSLYLVLLLISSILISYTLFVGLNLAQFYQPEYQQYSLSEKFIAANQIVFQNQEQLLNFLRFSLMVLLAMISATAFGFFQKSNGHKVALSFDGKLISDKNNELSIEEKQALNIVAEQALAANIPTPTLYIIPDNAINAFAAGKTTQEAIIAITQGSMKSFNRTQLSGIIAHEIGHIVNHDIKLNIQISAFVFSFTVLFFLSRVIFYQAAYNRRIDGRVKLLLLATAAIIALIGMMTVWFGRILQAAMSRQREYLADASAIQFTRYPNGLVEAFEIIKGDATTTLKNPNAKEYAHAMLFSMGSKLFATHPPLDKRIKRIQNKVSCQ
- a CDS encoding LemA family protein, giving the protein MEFLIQNWLLVTIIIVLIIWITSIYNNLVSYKTQYQNGFEQISVQLKRRLDLIGNLVDIAKKYMKHEKETLTTVTEARKELIQANKVAQKNPDKTNAMTNLASSQVALESAMNGFNLKMEAYPDLKANNNMIQLSEEIIATENRIASARQGYNDLVQKFNEYKKSFPNILFTSIFGFSVDAQNLEFNESIEQLKQAPKNLFS
- the dnaQ gene encoding DNA polymerase III subunit epsilon; translated protein: MERLIVLDTETTGIKPSEGHRIIEIGCIEIIDRQITKNNKYHEYIQPNRNVGDSVRIHGITDKFLTKKPKFKEVVEEFLAYIKETTLIIHNAPFDLGFLNHELKLIGINERIEDKCTIIDSLELSKQQRPGTLHNLDSLCRRFKIDSSARTVHGALLDVQILAQVYLAMTGGQSTLFSNDKTINEQDNNTNNIVRINNAIGKIKIVYANKKELAAHADYFKKL